From Toxotes jaculatrix isolate fToxJac2 chromosome 7, fToxJac2.pri, whole genome shotgun sequence:
ttaaaaaaagcagtggCTGGACTGTAGGACTCTTggtttctccttttattttccAGCATTTGTTTGATATTATCACATCCATTCTTTCATTCTGTAAAATTGAGGTTTTAAGAGTGTATGCAAGACCCTGGAAAATACTAGAATCAAGGCTGAGACCTAAAGGAGTACTGGAAGGTTCAAATATTCAGCCAGTACTTTTTGTGGTATTGTAGACTGTAATAAGTGGCTTTATTGATGACTGATTCTAACAAGGGTAATTTTGCTTGGTTTGCCAGACCAGACACATAATTATGCAAGGTTCTTGGACAATTTGTAAACAAATAGGGGAAAAAGtgataaaatacaacacagctGAATATCTCATAGACCTCATTTTCTATTTGCAGCCcataagcagcagcaggagcagcagcaggcacGCCCTGAGAGCAGAGATGGCAGAGAGGAGGGCCAGAGGGGCATGAAGAGAGCTGCCGCCGGGGAGCGTAGGGCCAACCAAGAGGAGTACCCACAGGAGTTTTCCATCTCTAAGTACATGTTCTCATATAGTTGCAGTTGCCCTTTTCTCCTGTATTTGTCACTGATTAAGTAATTCCCCCTCCTTAAAATCAGAAACAACCAGTGATCAGTGTCTAGTGCAGCACTCCGCTTGCTTAGTTTTTATCTGATTGTTCCTCAGGCCTTCCCATTATGCAGAGTCTGACCTCAGGGGCAGAGGGGGGATTAGAAGTAGGAGAGGATCAAGAGGTGGTGGAGGGTACACAAGGAACCCAGACAACTTCAACCTGAGGGGCAAGAGAGAATATGATCGACACAATGGAACGTGAGCCTTTTTTGTTCATGTTGCAGTTCACTTTAAAAAGCGTATGCTCTTGTTGATTTCTCTCTCCATATGGTGTACTGACAACTTCTCTAACATTCATTGCAGAGGTATATCtcctgaggaaaagagaggaggcagagggccCTGGAACTGGGGCTGTGTTGATGAAGCTGCAAGGTAAGTGaacttttatttatgtaatgGAAATGGCAGCTTTTACACTTGGGCACAATAGagatatgtttctgtttgttcatgtCCCTCTTGTGAAGTGAATTAATGGAGGTGACATCTGATGCTCCAGTCAAACCTGAGGAGCCCCAAATACCTGTGGATGAGGAGAATCAGAATAAGTGAGTGACGCAcattagtatttatttattttattttatcaattaattaaatttatttatttattttattttatttatttttttaagtgaccACATCATCTAGTTCAGAGGCAGAGTCATCTGTCAGGAGTGACAGCTGACCAGTCTAAACTTGTGTAAcagacagggggaaaaaaagtccagCCTCTCTGTGTTAAAGATCTTAAGTAATAGAAAACATGTGAAGggttttgctttgtcttttgcTGACTCAACATTAGAACAACAAATAGCAGCTGATCACATTTGTAGCATGTGGATTTACCCACAAAGAaatgtgcttttctgttttcagtacTGAGCAACAAGTCGACTAAAAAACAGGTGTCTTTGAAAGGTGTATTGTTTGTATTATGAAAAACAGACATCTGCTGGTTTCAGATTAAATTCATGGATATTTGTTGCTTTGTTGCTTATGAATTTgcactgttttgtgttttttttttttttttttttttgcaatgttaAATTTTGATAGATCCCACTGACTCCCAAGAATATGCCACAAGCTTTTTTTtgatcacgcacacacacacacacacatatatatatgaatcCCTTTATGTggcagtttttatttaatgtgctTTGTATCAAATTTTGATAGAAcagtggaagaggaggatggggagGCGGTGGTCCAGGTTGCCGTGGAGATGACCCTGGACGAGTGGAAGGCAGTGCAGGAAATGAGTCGTCCCAAGGCAGTGTTTAATATCCGCAAAGCCGAGAACAAGATTCCCTCCAAAGCCAAGGTCATTCACCTGTCAAAGCACCTGGAGGTAAGAATGTAAAGCACTTAATAGAATCTGTTTACAGTTAAACGGCGAAGCCCAAATGAAAGTCAAACTATGACTTAATTGAGCTGAGATTGTCTTCTGTGAATGGGCACTTAACAATCTAGAAACCATAATGAGAAAATTACAGGCTTTTGCAAAGCCCTTCTCAGGGCCTGAATTTAGATGTTGGGTTTTGTTGTACCTGTCAGGTTCAACTGTCTATCAGACTATATTTAGCGTATGCCTCCAATCTTCAGAACCTCAAGGGGTCTCTGGAGGACATAGAGGATGAAGGCAACTTCCTCCGAAGGTCTGTGAATGACATCACCTCTCTTCTGGACATCAATTTTGGGAGTCTTGGACGGCCCACTCGTGGGGGTCGGGGAAGGGGAGCACGAGGTGGTCTGACTAGTCGCCCAGAGAGAGCTAAACCCATACAGGAGAGGGTATGTTCTGAACTCTCAGTTAAGGAGATAAATGGATGTCAGTGTTTGGATACAAACTGTAGAACAACACAGAAGTAattagatggatggatggatggatggatggataggtAGATGCTCCGTGTTTGATATCTGCATTTGAGCGTTCCATTGGTAGAGAATTTAGACTAATAAAACCTAGTGTGCTTGCCTCATATTGCTTATTAAAGAGAATCTGTCACAAAACAATATTATAATCAACAGAATATAAGAATCAGCTGGTAAATAAGTGCATAATCTGAGTTGTTAATGTCCATTTTCCCATTAGAGGGATGATCTGGCTCCTAACCCAGATGACCCAGAAGACTTCCCAGCACTGTCAACAGGAAGATAACTGAATACACATCTTTTCATTTACTtcctgtgggggaaaaaatgttgcACTTGTTAGAAAACAGTTTTCATGTTTATGCTGTTCTTAAGGTTTGGGGTTCTATTGCACTGAAGGCACTGTTCAGCATTTGACTCCTGGGGAATAAATGCTTTTGCAAGTTTATCTTGGCGCTATtgaagctttctttttttttttttttttttttttaagaacgcAACAAGTGGGTGGGGAACGTGAGAAACTTTGCTAAATGGATGTGTTGTCTTTGGCAGCTGTAGGCTATAATGCAACTCTCCTCAGCTGGGCAAAAGAGGGGTGTCTTACTGTGACTTggcatgaaaagaaaaggacaaaacatACTTGGGagtacagtttttatttaaaatgtctgatTCTATGTGCTTGAAGCAAATGTTTTTAGTGGGTTATGAACATGAGTTAGACAAGGTCCCATAAGGACCATTGACTTATTTCATAGCATGATTCAAACATAgtacaaaaatatttacaaaatacaaaCTGAGTATATCAAATGTTGACATATTTACACCCTTGAAATACAGCAGCTGAAAAGCTTCACAAGTAAATGACGGGAATAAAAAGACAAGCCGGATATTGAATTACAAATGCGCACAGTACTCTATCTTGTGATGGAATTCTTGTCAACAGTGACTTGATGTTTCATCTACATCCATGGCAAACGCAGGCTTCTGGCTTCTGCCATGGAGGGCCGAGAGCAGCTCCTGGCTCCTTAAATCTATCTCCAAATCTTTCTAACTGAATGCAAATCATTTATCTTATAAACCAGAATATCTTCTGCACAGTGCTCGTTTTGGAGGACATCTCTTtgattttcacattcacatgccGGTCTGATGGATGTGGTTCAATATGTTTGCTACTACATGCTTTAATAAGCAGGAACAACCAGGCAATGATTAAAACTGTTTCATGATGCCgtgtttaaaaatattaaaaaaaaaaaaaaaaacaaaaccccaaaGTGCCTTATGGGTAAAATAACCTGTAATCAAACAATCTATAAATCATTGACATGTCACATCACGTTGGTTAAAAGTTTGTTCCAACCTttttctgaaaattaaaaatcaacTGAAAGTAGTACAGCTGTATTGAAGTTGGATTTCCTCAGGCTTTCCAGATCCACAGGCTCACCGAAGTAGAGGAGCTCTAGCTTTGGGTATGGAGTGActataaagaaaagaaacacaaagtcaGCATTAGTAAGGGTGATAAATTTCATTGATTTATATTGTGCATTGTGCgaaagaatgaaaaaatgttgacagatTAGCACAATATAAATCAATGAAAATGCTTCATAATACATAATTCCAAAGACACCAAATGataatgatttaaaatacagtatgtaacaCAGAAAGTGAAGAGCACATAGATACCATAGCCGGGAAAATCGAATTGATTGCAAAGAGCTGCGAGCTTTACGTCCACGGGAGACAGTGCGTCTGTTGCGTGTAAGAAACATacaagagagggaaggaggaaggagataAACACTGTAGATTAGCACCAGTAAAGGATGCAGACATGGATACAGAGTGGTGGCAACAGGCCAGAGGCAGAAGACACCGTGAGCAGCAGGGTCCAGAGAAGCTATAGCCATTCATACTCCGAAATCCACTATTCTTAGACAACATGCAAGGAAAGCTACT
This genomic window contains:
- the LOC121185264 gene encoding intracellular hyaluronan-binding protein 4-like — translated: MLPDAYGCVVSNRFGNLLDDDADPFDLISEVETEKEKDKKKKKKKKEEEEKRKGKQKKPGQRESQKDRRVPIASEGQDPAPAHKQQQEQQQARPESRDGREEGQRGMKRAAAGERRANQEEYPQEFSISKPSHYAESDLRGRGGIRSRRGSRGGGGYTRNPDNFNLRGKREYDRHNGTGISPEEKRGGRGPWNWGCVDEAASELMEVTSDAPVKPEEPQIPVDEENQNKTVEEEDGEAVVQVAVEMTLDEWKAVQEMSRPKAVFNIRKAENKIPSKAKVIHLSKHLENLKGSLEDIEDEGNFLRRSVNDITSLLDINFGSLGRPTRGGRGRGARGGLTSRPERAKPIQERRDDLAPNPDDPEDFPALSTGR